The DNA sequence AAAGAATGAATGACTTTTAGTCCTTCTGGTTTCAGGAATTATTTTTGGTACAATCTTTGATGGGTTTCTGTATATATCCAGTACGGTATCGTATGTGGTTATTGCCATATTATAAGCTTCATCTCTGCCTGTAGCTTTATAGAATTCTTTAAATGCCATGATGGCAAACATTTCACTGAAGACGTATCTTCTTTTTTGCAGCGGCTTGCCATCTCTTGTAACCTGAAAAAACATTCTCCCATCTGAATCAAACCCGTATTTTAACAAAAAGTCATACCCTATTTTTGCAGCATCAATCCACTCCTGTCGCTTTTCAACGACATTATAGAGTTTGGAATAAATCCACGTCCCTCTTCCCTGGAACCATATTGATTTATCAGTATTATAAACTTTCCCTTCCCTGTCAAGGCATGTAAGATATCCCCCATATTCATAATCTAGGGAATTTTTTAACCAAAAAGAGATACAGTTCTGCAGCAAGTATTTTTTGTAGTACTCGTAAAGTTGTTCTACGCGTTTCTTATCCATTTACTACCCCTCCCATATTATTATAATTCTAACTCCTGAAAATCCTATTTTTCAGGCACATCAGCGTACTTAATAGTTAATAGCCCTGCTTCAA is a window from the Bacillota bacterium genome containing:
- a CDS encoding AGE family epimerase/isomerase — protein: MDKKRVEQLYEYYKKYLLQNCISFWLKNSLDYEYGGYLTCLDREGKVYNTDKSIWFQGRGTWIYSKLYNVVEKRQEWIDAAKIGYDFLLKYGFDSDGRMFFQVTRDGKPLQKRRYVFSEMFAIMAFKEFYKATGRDEAYNMAITTYDTVLDIYRNPSKIVPKIIPETRRTKSHSFF